One window from the genome of Nicotiana sylvestris chromosome 9, ASM39365v2, whole genome shotgun sequence encodes:
- the LOC138878536 gene encoding uncharacterized protein, whose product MAPKLEDPGAFTIPCTIGSANFAKALCDLGVSINLMPYSVFKTLGIGQPRATSMRLKMVDRTMKRPLGIIDDVLVWVDKFILPADFVILDCEVDYEVTIILGRPFLATGKALVVWK is encoded by the coding sequence atggctccaaagcttgaagatcccggtgctttcaccattccatgtaccattgggagtgcgaatTTTGCAAAagcattatgtgatttgggagtaagtatcaatttgatgccttactccgtgtttaaaactttgggtatcggtcAACCGAGAGCTACTTCAATGAGATTGAAAATGgtggatagaacaatgaagaggcctcttggtattattgatgatgttcttgtctgggtggacaaatttatcttgccggcGGATTTTGTGATTCTCGATTGCGAGGTCGACTATGAGGTGACTATAAttttgggaagacctttccttgcaactgggaaggcattggttgTGTGGAAGTAG